From the bacterium genome, one window contains:
- the sufB gene encoding Fe-S cluster assembly protein SufB, whose product MNSETREIQELADRDYKYGFVSAIESDTIPPGLDEGIVQLISQRKEEPPFMLEWRLKALRAWREMTHPDWAYLRIPPIDFQAISYYSAPRKKEGPASLDEVDPELLETFEKLGIPLGERARLAGVAVDAVFDSESVKTTYKEELATRGIIFCSISEALREHPELVRAHLGSVVPIRDNFYAALNSAVFSDGSFVYIPKGVKCPMELSTYFRINAAGTGQFERTLIVADEGSQVSYLEGCTAPMRDENQLHAAVVELVALPGAFIKYSTVQNWYPGDKEGRGGIYNFVTKRGLCHERARVSWTQVETGSAITWKYPSCILRGDDSVGEFYSVALTANHQQADTGTKMIHLGRNTKSTIISKGISAGLSQNSYRGLVQVGAGAEGARNFSQCDSLLIGDRCGAHTWPVIDVRNTSSVVEHEATTSRISDDQVFYCRQRGISGEDALSLIVNGFCREVLAELPMEFAVEAQKLLGVSLEGSVG is encoded by the coding sequence ATGAACAGCGAGACCCGCGAGATCCAGGAACTGGCCGACCGCGACTACAAGTACGGCTTCGTCAGCGCGATCGAATCCGACACCATCCCGCCCGGCCTGGACGAGGGCATCGTTCAATTGATCTCGCAACGCAAGGAGGAGCCTCCCTTCATGCTGGAGTGGCGGCTCAAGGCCCTGCGCGCCTGGCGGGAGATGACACATCCGGACTGGGCCTACCTGCGCATCCCGCCCATCGACTTCCAGGCCATCTCCTACTACTCGGCGCCCCGCAAGAAAGAGGGGCCGGCCAGCCTGGACGAGGTGGATCCCGAGCTGCTGGAGACCTTCGAGAAACTGGGCATCCCGCTGGGCGAGCGGGCCCGCCTGGCCGGCGTGGCGGTGGACGCCGTCTTCGACAGCGAGTCGGTGAAGACCACCTACAAGGAGGAGCTGGCCACCCGCGGCATCATCTTCTGCTCCATCTCCGAGGCGCTACGTGAGCACCCGGAGCTGGTGCGCGCCCACCTGGGCAGCGTGGTGCCCATCCGCGACAACTTCTACGCCGCCCTCAACAGCGCCGTCTTCAGCGACGGCTCCTTCGTCTACATCCCCAAGGGCGTCAAGTGCCCCATGGAGCTGTCCACCTACTTCCGCATCAATGCCGCGGGGACGGGCCAGTTCGAACGCACCCTGATCGTGGCCGACGAGGGCTCCCAGGTCAGCTACCTGGAGGGCTGCACGGCCCCCATGCGCGACGAGAACCAGCTCCACGCGGCGGTGGTGGAGCTGGTCGCCCTGCCCGGCGCCTTCATCAAGTACTCCACCGTGCAGAACTGGTACCCGGGGGACAAGGAGGGGCGCGGCGGCATCTACAACTTCGTCACCAAGCGCGGCCTCTGCCACGAGCGGGCCCGCGTCTCGTGGACGCAGGTGGAGACCGGCTCGGCCATCACCTGGAAGTACCCCAGCTGCATCCTGCGCGGCGACGACTCGGTGGGCGAGTTCTATTCGGTGGCCCTCACCGCCAACCACCAGCAGGCGGACACCGGCACCAAGATGATCCACCTGGGCCGCAACACAAAGAGCACGATCATCTCCAAGGGCATCTCGGCGGGCCTCAGCCAGAACAGCTATCGCGGCCTGGTGCAGGTGGGGGCCGGCGCCGAGGGGGCGCGCAACTTCTCCCAGTGCGACAGCCTGCTCATCGGGGACCGCTGCGGGGCGCACACCTGGCCGGTGATCGACGTGCGCAACACCAGCAGCGTGGTGGAGCACGAGGCCACCACCAGCCGCATCAGCGACGACCAGGTCTTCTACTGCCGGCAGCGCGGCATCAGCGGGGAGGACGCCCTCTCCCTCATCGTCAACGGCTTTTGCCGCGAGGTGCTGGCCGAGCTGCCCATGGAGTTCGCCGTGGAGGCCCAGAAACTGCTGGGCGTAAGCCTGGAGGGCAGCGTCGGCTGA
- the sufD gene encoding Fe-S cluster assembly protein SufD: MSAARSLSSWLADPPAADGLLPQATRRVVALGALERGLPGPGDESWRFTRLDGLGEESFQLAAAGPLPDVDQLTALSPEGVVVDRLVLVNGRIVPELSEIGALPAGAGFGSLRAMKQAARDGVAEAALLLERLDTLSRPAGGVFSAINSALAEDAAGLWVPAGVRLERPLHVLSLMLPGATPLLAQSRLLVAMGEGSAATVVESNGGFGEAACFCNAVGEFLLGPGATLEHLRVQRDSGAGRRVSGTFLRLEREARARSHTFTTSGRLIRNEYRLELAGAGARGEINGLALLRDGTQVDNHTHLIHRAPDCSSRQSFRTILSDRSRGVFTGRIEVARDAQRTDAVQSCAALLLSPEARAVARPQLEILADDVKCTHGATVGSLDEGSLFYLRSRGIPRDLARRLLIHAFCSGQLGRVRTSELVSPLDRLITRTLAE, from the coding sequence GTGAGCGCGGCCCGCTCCCTCTCCTCCTGGCTGGCCGATCCCCCCGCCGCGGACGGCCTGCTGCCGCAGGCGACGCGCCGGGTCGTGGCCCTGGGCGCCCTGGAGCGCGGCCTGCCCGGGCCGGGCGACGAGAGCTGGCGCTTCACCCGCCTGGACGGTCTGGGCGAGGAGAGCTTCCAGCTGGCGGCGGCGGGACCCCTTCCCGATGTGGATCAATTGACCGCCCTCAGCCCCGAGGGGGTCGTGGTGGACCGGCTGGTGCTGGTGAACGGCCGCATCGTGCCGGAGCTCAGCGAGATCGGGGCGCTGCCCGCCGGCGCCGGCTTCGGCAGCCTGCGCGCCATGAAGCAGGCCGCGCGGGACGGCGTGGCCGAGGCGGCCCTGCTGCTCGAGCGGCTGGACACGCTCAGCCGCCCCGCCGGAGGCGTCTTCAGCGCCATCAACAGCGCCCTGGCCGAGGACGCCGCCGGGCTGTGGGTGCCGGCCGGCGTGCGGCTGGAGCGGCCCCTCCACGTCCTCTCCCTCATGCTGCCGGGCGCGACGCCCCTGCTGGCCCAGAGCCGGCTGCTGGTGGCCATGGGCGAGGGCAGCGCCGCCACCGTGGTGGAATCCAACGGCGGTTTCGGCGAGGCGGCCTGTTTCTGCAACGCCGTCGGCGAATTCCTGCTGGGACCGGGCGCCACGCTGGAGCACCTGCGCGTCCAGCGCGACAGCGGCGCCGGCCGCCGCGTGAGCGGCACCTTCCTTCGCCTGGAGCGGGAGGCGCGCGCCCGCTCCCACACCTTCACCACCAGCGGCCGCCTGATCCGCAACGAGTACCGCCTGGAACTGGCCGGGGCGGGGGCCCGCGGGGAGATCAACGGCCTGGCCCTGCTGCGCGACGGAACCCAGGTGGACAACCACACGCATCTGATCCACCGGGCGCCGGACTGCTCCAGCCGCCAGAGCTTCCGCACCATCCTCTCCGACCGCAGCCGCGGCGTCTTCACCGGCCGGATCGAAGTGGCCCGCGACGCCCAGCGCACGGACGCCGTGCAGTCCTGCGCCGCCCTGCTCCTTTCGCCCGAGGCCCGGGCCGTGGCGCGTCCGCAGCTGGAGATCCTGGCCGACGACGTGAAGTGCACCCATGGCGCCACGGTGGGCAGCCTGGACGAGGGCAGCCTTTTCTACCTGCGGTCGCGGGGCATCCCCCGGGACCTGGCGCGGCGCCTGCTCATCCACGCCTTCTGTTCCGGACAACTGGGACGGGTGCGGACCAGCGAGCTGGTCAGCCCACTGGACCGCCTCATCACGCGCACGCTGGCGGAGTAG
- a CDS encoding ATP-binding protein: protein MRRILLAVAVSFLLILLGVGGLALSSLRGLTRDAASVRRAQEVKTLVSELMGALTDVETSVRGHLLTGQADFLEPYHQARGQISALAESVQARVLDDSVNLALTDMILLAQSRQEVAEDVLTTFQERGFVQAQALVASGTGMELHDRLRGHEAWIMERQNQILRDREDRTARTARRTMVLLALGVATGMAVLALGTMVLYRGLGERAAARRALQTSNSLMEAILAGTDYAIISGDEGGIRLFNRGAEKLLGYEAGDVVGKATADLFHDPDEMAAAARSLTQELGEEVKPGLEVFLARSRRGATDIGEWTYVRKDGRRVPVLLAVSPLRDENGRVVSFLGIAQDNSARKEAERSLVASREAMALAKHRAEEADRAKSVFLATMSHELRTPLNSIIGFTGVLQQGLAGPLTDEQQRQLEMVRGSGRHLLALINDILDISRIEAGELSLQARPMEVPDSLRRVASTLGPLASAKGLQLDLSMPPDLGRIRQDERRLEQILINLIGNAIKFTEKGGVKVQAVRRAGWLCVQVQDTGPGMDAEELEQLFRPFHQLDNGLARSHEGTGLGLAISQRLAALMGGSITVHSTPGLGSTFTLNVPLEEETVS from the coding sequence ATGCGGCGCATCCTCCTGGCGGTTGCCGTGTCTTTCCTGCTCATCCTGCTCGGCGTGGGTGGACTTGCCTTGTCAAGCCTGCGTGGGTTGACCCGTGACGCGGCCTCGGTCCGCCGGGCCCAGGAGGTGAAAACCCTGGTCTCGGAATTGATGGGGGCGTTGACCGATGTGGAGACCAGCGTGCGCGGACACCTCCTCACCGGCCAAGCCGATTTCCTTGAACCTTATCACCAAGCGCGCGGGCAGATCTCGGCCCTGGCCGAGTCCGTGCAGGCCCGCGTCCTGGACGACTCTGTCAACCTTGCGCTGACGGACATGATCCTGCTTGCGCAGTCGCGGCAGGAGGTCGCGGAAGACGTGCTGACAACTTTCCAGGAGCGGGGATTCGTCCAGGCGCAAGCCCTGGTGGCCTCCGGAACAGGCATGGAATTGCACGACCGCCTCCGCGGGCACGAGGCCTGGATCATGGAGCGACAGAATCAGATCCTGAGGGATCGGGAGGACCGCACGGCGAGGACCGCACGGCGCACCATGGTGTTGCTCGCGCTGGGGGTGGCGACCGGCATGGCGGTCCTGGCGTTGGGCACCATGGTCCTGTACCGCGGACTTGGCGAGCGGGCGGCCGCCCGGCGCGCCCTGCAAACAAGCAATTCCCTGATGGAGGCTATCCTGGCCGGAACCGATTACGCCATCATCTCCGGCGACGAAGGAGGCATAAGACTGTTCAACCGGGGCGCGGAAAAACTGCTTGGCTATGAGGCCGGCGATGTGGTGGGCAAAGCCACGGCCGACCTGTTCCATGACCCGGACGAGATGGCCGCGGCCGCCCGGTCCTTGACACAGGAGCTGGGCGAGGAAGTCAAACCTGGGCTGGAGGTCTTCCTAGCCCGCTCCCGCCGGGGCGCGACCGACATCGGGGAATGGACCTACGTCCGCAAGGACGGCCGGCGTGTCCCTGTCCTCCTGGCCGTGAGTCCCTTGCGCGATGAGAACGGTCGTGTCGTCAGTTTTCTTGGCATCGCCCAGGACAACTCGGCGCGGAAAGAAGCCGAGCGATCCCTCGTCGCATCCCGCGAAGCCATGGCGCTTGCCAAGCATCGTGCGGAGGAGGCGGATCGCGCCAAATCGGTCTTCCTGGCCACCATGTCCCACGAGTTGCGCACTCCGCTCAATTCCATCATCGGCTTCACCGGCGTCCTGCAGCAGGGGTTGGCGGGGCCACTCACCGATGAGCAGCAACGCCAACTGGAGATGGTGCGTGGAAGCGGGCGCCACTTGCTGGCGCTGATCAACGACATCCTGGACATCAGTCGCATCGAGGCCGGTGAGTTGTCCCTACAAGCCCGGCCTATGGAGGTGCCGGACTCCTTGAGGAGAGTGGCCTCCACCCTGGGACCCCTGGCATCGGCAAAGGGCTTGCAACTGGATCTGTCCATGCCACCGGACCTTGGCAGGATCAGGCAGGACGAGCGGCGCTTGGAGCAGATCCTGATCAACTTGATCGGCAACGCCATCAAGTTCACGGAGAAGGGCGGGGTGAAGGTGCAAGCCGTGCGTCGGGCAGGGTGGCTGTGCGTCCAGGTCCAGGACACGGGTCCCGGCATGGACGCGGAAGAACTGGAGCAATTGTTCAGGCCATTCCATCAATTGGACAATGGCCTTGCCCGCAGCCACGAGGGAACGGGGCTGGGCCTGGCCATCAGCCAGCGCCTGGCCGCCTTGATGGGGGGCTCCATCACCGTTCACAGCACGCCGGGACTGGGCAGCACGTTCACCCTGAACGTGCCGCTCGAAGAGGAGACGGTGTCATGA
- a CDS encoding response regulator, translating into MRASILLIEDNVQNRYLETFLLESAGHLVHASESGPAGLEAASELRPDLVLLDIQLPGMNGYEVARRLRRDPLLRGIPIVAVTSHAMAGDRELALEAGCDHYIEKPIDPDTFLVTITAVLAEARGRIA; encoded by the coding sequence ATGAGGGCGAGCATCCTGCTCATCGAGGACAACGTGCAGAACCGTTACCTGGAGACCTTCTTGCTGGAGAGCGCGGGGCATCTGGTCCATGCAAGCGAATCCGGACCGGCTGGCCTGGAGGCCGCATCCGAACTGCGTCCGGACTTGGTCCTGCTGGACATCCAATTGCCAGGCATGAATGGATACGAAGTGGCTCGCCGCCTCCGTCGGGACCCGCTGCTGCGCGGCATCCCCATCGTGGCGGTCACGTCGCACGCCATGGCCGGCGACCGGGAACTGGCGCTGGAGGCTGGCTGCGACCACTACATCGAGAAGCCGATCGATCCGGACACATTCCTCGTCACAATCACGGCTGTACTGGCGGAGGCCCGCGGGAGGATCGCATGA
- the sufC gene encoding Fe-S cluster assembly ATPase SufC: MLSIRDLHVSVAGKPILKGLSLEVGAGEIHAVMGPNGSGKSTLANVLAGREGYEVTAGEVLYQGRDLLDREPEERAGDGIFLAFQYPVEIPGVPNLYFLRMALNAQRRHRGQPEVPAEDFLRLISEKLKLLHLDDSLQKRAVNEGFSGGEKKRNEIFQMLILEPRLALLDETDSGLDIDALRVVADGVNALRSPEFSAVVVTHYQRLLDHIVPDRVHVLADGRIVRSGGRELALELEKRGYGWIEDGMEVPA; the protein is encoded by the coding sequence ATGTTGAGCATACGAGACCTGCACGTCAGCGTGGCGGGCAAGCCGATCCTGAAGGGCTTGTCCCTGGAGGTGGGGGCGGGCGAGATCCACGCCGTGATGGGGCCCAACGGCTCGGGCAAGAGCACGCTGGCCAACGTGCTGGCCGGCCGCGAAGGTTACGAGGTAACCGCCGGGGAGGTGCTCTACCAGGGGCGCGATCTGCTGGACCGCGAGCCCGAGGAGCGGGCCGGCGACGGCATCTTCCTCGCCTTCCAGTATCCCGTGGAGATCCCCGGGGTGCCCAACCTCTATTTCCTGCGCATGGCCCTCAACGCCCAGCGCCGCCACCGCGGCCAGCCCGAAGTGCCGGCCGAGGACTTCCTGCGCCTGATCAGCGAGAAGCTCAAGCTCCTCCACCTGGACGACAGCCTGCAGAAGCGCGCCGTCAACGAGGGCTTCTCCGGCGGCGAGAAGAAGCGCAACGAGATCTTCCAGATGCTCATCCTGGAGCCGCGCCTCGCCCTGCTCGACGAGACGGACTCGGGCCTGGACATCGACGCCCTGCGCGTGGTGGCGGACGGGGTCAACGCGCTGCGTTCCCCGGAATTCAGCGCCGTGGTGGTGACGCACTACCAGCGCCTGCTGGACCACATCGTGCCGGACCGCGTGCACGTCCTGGCCGACGGGCGCATCGTGCGCAGCGGCGGTCGCGAGCTGGCCCTTGAGCTGGAAAAGCGCGGCTACGGCTGGATCGAAGACGGGATGGAGGTCCCGGCGTGA
- a CDS encoding SUF system Fe-S cluster assembly regulator — protein sequence MLRITKQSDYGIVLMTLFAAQPQAAAKSARDLAQETGLPLPMVGKILKLLVRDGLLASQRGAKGGYRLSRPPDRITIEEVVSALEGPIAITECTERGPGACRYVDGCDLQPNWLRINQALRHALQGITLLDMTPDRSGGGEGERAGNGNGVARAAAALERMGEAQA from the coding sequence GTGCTGCGCATCACCAAGCAAAGCGACTACGGCATCGTCCTCATGACCCTCTTCGCCGCCCAGCCCCAGGCAGCGGCCAAGAGCGCGCGGGACCTCGCCCAGGAGACCGGCCTGCCCCTGCCCATGGTGGGGAAGATCCTCAAGCTGCTGGTGCGCGACGGCCTGCTCGCCTCCCAGCGGGGCGCCAAGGGCGGCTACCGGCTCAGCCGGCCGCCGGATCGCATCACGATCGAGGAGGTCGTCAGCGCCCTGGAGGGACCCATTGCCATCACGGAGTGCACGGAACGGGGGCCGGGCGCATGCCGCTATGTGGACGGCTGCGACCTGCAGCCCAACTGGCTGCGCATCAACCAGGCGCTGCGTCATGCCCTGCAGGGCATCACGCTCCTGGACATGACGCCCGACCGCTCCGGAGGCGGGGAGGGCGAGCGGGCGGGCAACGGCAACGGCGTGGCGCGGGCCGCGGCGGCGCTGGAACGGATGGGGGAGGCGCAGGCATGA
- a CDS encoding SufS family cysteine desulfurase gives MTDHPPHPVAALRAQFPALDQQVHGKPLCYLDNAATTQKPLAVLAAMERYNRVDCANVHRGLHALAVRADESYEAARESVRRHLNAEGPEAVIFTSGTTAAVNLAAWSFGEAFVRPGDEILVTGLEHHSNLVPWQLLCQRRGARLVVAHADERGEVSLDEFRARLSERTRLAALTHVSNALGTVNPVRGMIALAHEAGARVLVDGAQAVPHLPVDVQELGADLYAFSGHKVYGPTGIGVLAGRRELLEQLPPWQGGGDMIASVSYEDAEFNQLPWRLEAGTPPIAGAIGLGAALDFLGGLDPAALAAHEEALLARATALLEALPGVRIAGRPRHRAAVLSFNLTGAHPSDVATLLDLEGVAVRSGHHCAQPLMDRLGLPGTVRASFACYNTLEEVERLAAALGKTQRLLGV, from the coding sequence ATGACCGACCATCCTCCCCATCCAGTCGCGGCGCTCCGCGCCCAGTTCCCGGCCCTGGACCAACAGGTGCACGGCAAGCCGCTCTGCTACCTGGACAACGCCGCCACCACCCAGAAGCCGCTGGCCGTCCTGGCGGCGATGGAGCGCTACAACCGCGTCGACTGCGCCAACGTCCACCGCGGCCTCCACGCCCTGGCCGTGCGCGCCGACGAGTCCTACGAGGCGGCCCGCGAATCAGTGCGCCGCCACCTCAACGCGGAGGGGCCGGAGGCCGTCATCTTCACGTCCGGCACCACGGCGGCGGTCAATCTGGCGGCCTGGAGTTTCGGCGAGGCCTTCGTGCGGCCGGGGGACGAGATCCTCGTCACCGGCCTGGAGCACCACAGCAACCTGGTGCCCTGGCAACTGCTCTGCCAGCGGCGGGGCGCCCGCCTGGTGGTGGCCCATGCCGACGAGCGGGGCGAGGTGTCGCTGGACGAGTTCCGCGCCCGCCTGTCGGAGCGGACGCGCCTGGCCGCCCTGACCCATGTCTCCAATGCCCTGGGCACGGTCAACCCCGTGCGCGGGATGATCGCCCTGGCCCATGAGGCCGGTGCCCGCGTGCTGGTGGACGGGGCGCAGGCCGTCCCCCATCTGCCGGTGGACGTGCAGGAGCTGGGCGCCGACCTCTACGCCTTCAGCGGCCACAAGGTCTATGGTCCGACGGGGATCGGCGTGCTGGCGGGGCGGCGCGAGCTGCTGGAGCAATTGCCGCCCTGGCAGGGTGGCGGCGACATGATCGCCAGCGTGAGCTACGAGGACGCCGAGTTCAACCAGCTGCCCTGGCGGCTGGAGGCCGGCACCCCGCCCATCGCGGGAGCGATCGGCCTGGGGGCGGCGCTGGACTTCCTGGGCGGACTCGACCCGGCCGCCCTGGCCGCCCACGAGGAGGCCCTCCTGGCGCGGGCCACGGCGCTGCTGGAGGCGCTGCCCGGCGTGAGGATCGCGGGGCGGCCCCGTCACAGGGCGGCCGTCCTTTCCTTCAATTTGACGGGGGCCCACCCCTCCGATGTGGCCACCCTGCTCGACCTGGAGGGTGTGGCCGTGCGCAGCGGCCACCACTGCGCCCAGCCGCTTATGGATCGCCTGGGGCTGCCCGGCACGGTGCGCGCCTCCTTCGCCTGCTACAACACGCTGGAGGAGGTGGAGCGCCTGGCGGCGGCGCTGGGCAAGACCCAGCGCCTGCTCGGCGTTTGA
- a CDS encoding NAD(P)H-dependent oxidoreductase, whose protein sequence is MKTLILSSSLSPTSRSRLLCRRVEDLLAGRPGVELDLVDLREVELRPCHLGKTASMRNLAERIATADNYIFGMGVHCYTVNDGLKIVLDTCMKGCDGKFFGILCAAGGEKSYLSTMHLTQICMNEWRMIQLPRVVYVHDGDFHGEELASPAVEERLVQFADEFASIGRKLLA, encoded by the coding sequence ATGAAGACCCTCATCCTCTCCAGCTCCCTCAGCCCCACGTCGCGCTCGCGCCTGCTCTGCCGCCGGGTGGAGGACCTCCTCGCCGGCCGGCCCGGGGTCGAACTCGACCTGGTGGACCTGCGCGAGGTGGAGCTGCGCCCCTGCCACCTGGGCAAGACGGCCTCCATGCGGAATCTGGCCGAGCGGATCGCCACCGCCGACAACTACATCTTCGGCATGGGCGTCCACTGCTACACGGTCAACGACGGGCTGAAGATCGTGCTGGACACCTGCATGAAAGGGTGTGATGGCAAGTTCTTCGGCATTCTCTGCGCCGCCGGGGGGGAGAAAAGCTACCTGAGCACCATGCACCTCACCCAGATCTGCATGAACGAATGGCGCATGATCCAGCTGCCGCGCGTGGTCTACGTCCACGACGGCGACTTCCACGGGGAGGAGCTGGCCAGCCCGGCCGTGGAGGAGCGGCTGGTCCAGTTCGCCGACGAGTTTGCAAGCATCGGCCGCAAGCTGCTGGCCTGA
- a CDS encoding CoA-binding protein, whose protein sequence is MGEAASPLAAFLACRRIALAGASRGGRKFGDTLLRELAARGREVQIVHPAGGMVAGRPAVARLADLPKPVDGLVVCLPPGVVPGLLEEAAAAGIRRIWLQQGSSSLVAVARGRELDLELVAGECLLLHLEPVKGIHAIHRWLRSLWRRA, encoded by the coding sequence ATGGGGGAGGCCGCCTCCCCGCTGGCCGCCTTCCTGGCCTGCCGGCGGATCGCGCTGGCCGGGGCTTCGCGCGGGGGACGCAAGTTCGGCGACACGCTGTTGCGGGAACTGGCCGCTCGTGGCCGGGAGGTCCAGATCGTCCATCCGGCCGGCGGCATGGTCGCGGGCCGGCCCGCGGTCGCCCGTCTGGCCGATCTGCCCAAGCCGGTGGACGGCCTGGTCGTCTGCCTGCCGCCCGGCGTGGTGCCGGGCCTGCTGGAAGAGGCGGCGGCGGCGGGCATCCGCCGCATCTGGCTGCAGCAGGGCTCCTCCTCGCTGGTGGCGGTGGCACGCGGCCGGGAGCTTGACCTGGAGCTGGTGGCCGGCGAGTGCCTCCTCCTGCACCTGGAGCCGGTCAAGGGGATCCACGCCATCCACCGCTGGCTGCGGAGCCTGTGGCGCAGGGCATGA
- a CDS encoding DUF59 domain-containing protein, whose product MPVDKQALEERIVAALKTVFDPEIPVDIHSLGLIYGVDIGDDAFVQVKMTLTTPNCPEAEALPGRVTERVMEVEGVQGVHVDLVWEPVWTKDMMSEAARLQLGFF is encoded by the coding sequence ATGCCAGTGGACAAGCAGGCGCTTGAAGAGCGGATCGTCGCCGCGCTGAAGACGGTCTTCGATCCGGAGATCCCGGTGGACATCCATTCCCTGGGCCTCATCTATGGGGTGGACATTGGCGACGACGCCTTCGTGCAGGTCAAGATGACGCTGACCACGCCCAATTGCCCCGAGGCGGAGGCCCTCCCCGGGCGCGTCACGGAGCGCGTGATGGAGGTGGAGGGCGTGCAGGGCGTGCATGTCGATCTGGTCTGGGAGCCCGTCTGGACCAAGGACATGATGAGCGAGGCGGCCCGGCTCCAACTGGGATTCTTCTGA
- a CDS encoding SRPBCC domain-containing protein translates to MIALRCTAKLLDRLGIERHPPEPPPSTSRLGDWTATYVVARPRHLVVAMNARTGLVMLLPGSELGRLPGHFQDGLARLLGQAGIPGEVARQELEASAAICYGATRDRSATGMLSQAVMDLKGLLRRWPEEGPWAMEDMLLSRPTGRALMFPGVELSRVLAPDQTREAALVRLPGPPRPPDRLLVARGLPDDIQAATLINAGLDRIWTALATAEGLDPRFTAGADVDTRPGGRIRFRWVDWGASGVVADGGIVFEAVVPRRLVIQRQADTAAPPTTVTLTLEAEAEGTRVRVRESGFRDTPAGRRAQLDCAAGWGEALALLKAWLEAGQPVRSPRGASREEEAP, encoded by the coding sequence ATGATTGCACTGCGCTGCACGGCGAAACTGCTGGACCGGCTGGGCATCGAGCGCCATCCGCCGGAACCGCCACCCTCGACCTCACGACTGGGTGACTGGACCGCCACCTACGTGGTGGCGCGGCCCCGGCATCTGGTGGTGGCGATGAACGCGCGGACCGGCCTGGTGATGCTGCTTCCCGGCAGCGAGCTGGGCCGCCTGCCAGGGCACTTCCAGGACGGGCTGGCACGGCTGTTGGGCCAGGCCGGTATTCCCGGCGAGGTGGCGCGGCAAGAGCTGGAGGCGTCCGCAGCAATCTGCTATGGGGCGACCCGGGACCGCAGCGCCACGGGCATGCTGAGCCAGGCGGTGATGGATCTGAAGGGCCTTCTCCGGCGCTGGCCTGAAGAGGGTCCCTGGGCCATGGAGGACATGCTGCTTTCGCGGCCCACCGGACGCGCGCTGATGTTCCCCGGCGTGGAACTGTCCCGCGTGCTGGCGCCGGATCAGACCCGGGAGGCCGCCCTCGTGCGTCTGCCCGGCCCGCCGCGCCCTCCCGACCGGCTCCTTGTGGCGCGCGGGCTGCCGGATGACATCCAGGCTGCCACACTGATCAACGCCGGGCTGGATCGGATTTGGACCGCCCTGGCCACTGCGGAGGGCCTGGACCCGCGCTTCACGGCCGGCGCCGATGTGGACACCCGCCCGGGCGGGCGCATCCGCTTCCGCTGGGTGGATTGGGGGGCGTCGGGGGTCGTGGCGGATGGCGGCATCGTCTTCGAGGCCGTCGTTCCCCGCCGCCTGGTCATCCAACGGCAAGCGGACACCGCGGCACCGCCCACCACGGTGACGCTCACCCTGGAGGCGGAGGCCGAGGGCACCCGCGTGCGCGTGCGGGAGAGCGGCTTCCGTGACACACCCGCAGGTCGCCGGGCGCAGTTGGACTGCGCCGCGGGATGGGGCGAGGCGCTGGCCTTGCTCAAGGCTTGGCTGGAGGCGGGACAGCCAGTGCGGTCTCCTCGCGGCGCGAGCCGTGAGGAAGAGGCCCCGTGA